Proteins encoded within one genomic window of Dermatophilus congolensis:
- a CDS encoding GNAT family N-acetyltransferase: MNARRFSELDWPRRTQRLTIRPATMADADTSFAQRSMPQVGRWMTSQPDNRQAFQQAFRLGLENTLILENDSGAGSRVIGEMRCHVKDAWGQREIVEQARQSRAELGWFIIPQEHGKGYGLEAVTELLAIAFDGVGVRRVEAGCFAENEASWRLMERIGMRREGHYIAESLHRDGTWRDTMMYALLAEEWRDRHKHQQQ, from the coding sequence ATGAACGCGCGCCGCTTCAGCGAATTGGACTGGCCTCGCCGCACCCAACGCTTAACCATTCGGCCTGCCACCATGGCTGATGCAGACACCAGTTTTGCCCAGCGATCCATGCCGCAGGTTGGGCGCTGGATGACCTCCCAGCCCGATAACCGCCAAGCCTTCCAGCAGGCATTTCGCCTTGGCCTGGAGAACACGCTCATCCTTGAGAACGACTCTGGTGCTGGCTCGCGTGTCATCGGCGAAATGAGATGTCACGTCAAAGATGCGTGGGGGCAACGAGAAATCGTCGAACAAGCCCGTCAAAGCCGCGCTGAGCTGGGCTGGTTCATCATTCCGCAAGAGCATGGAAAAGGCTACGGATTAGAGGCAGTTACTGAACTGCTTGCAATCGCTTTCGATGGAGTAGGTGTACGTCGAGTAGAAGCAGGATGCTTCGCGGAGAACGAAGCATCCTGGCGTCTCATGGAGCGGATAGGCATGCGGCGTGAGGGCCACTACATCGCTGAAAGTTTGCACCGTGACGGTACCTGGCGGGACACGATGATGTACGCGTTACTGGCCGAGGAATGGCGTGACCGGCACAAACACCAGCAGCAATGA
- a CDS encoding YihY/virulence factor BrkB family protein — protein MAAAKSTDVDESATSLPQTPEKPSPIKKLIDFVMNSRAMRSMNRYNAAKGAMLAGGIAYSALFSIVSALTIAWTFFMATLGNDADLRRQVIRAVNQVLPNILKDGSGAGLIDPDSLIMDSALNPTSIIAAVVLLWSAVNIMTCIRTCVQAMFGIATPAENIALQKARDLFGFIGMSFGIVLSALLGTAAGTMGKTFAALIGLDGVPLIATAARLGGLLVASAVAACTFACLFIVTAHVHATRKDLWMGSIIGGVVVQIVVTLGTSLVSSVGKNPLLASAASIATLLLFVNLLARVLLMVAAFTANPPNPVLPETPEEVHYHEHPNHVTLSVPRTLDWRYQKATGQIDVDPDLSPGVNLRGEAATGTARMPYDSRPDGTAIPAEPMSAEKRASLVSRVIKLEERVVAQRARLGQRPRIEIAEKDYWGRRLIIEKRCDGDRDAASAQTYRSVSSEGSQS, from the coding sequence ATGGCCGCAGCGAAGAGCACAGATGTGGACGAATCCGCCACATCACTCCCCCAAACCCCTGAAAAACCCTCCCCAATAAAAAAACTCATCGACTTCGTCATGAACTCACGGGCCATGCGGTCCATGAACCGGTACAACGCAGCAAAAGGGGCGATGCTCGCCGGTGGAATCGCCTACTCCGCCCTGTTCTCCATCGTCTCAGCCCTCACCATCGCCTGGACCTTTTTCATGGCCACCCTGGGCAACGACGCCGACCTCCGCCGCCAAGTAATTCGTGCCGTCAACCAAGTACTTCCCAACATCCTCAAAGATGGCTCTGGCGCAGGGCTCATCGATCCAGACTCGCTGATCATGGACAGCGCCCTTAACCCCACCTCGATCATTGCTGCGGTGGTCTTGCTGTGGTCAGCTGTCAACATCATGACCTGCATCCGCACCTGTGTGCAGGCCATGTTCGGTATCGCCACTCCCGCCGAAAACATCGCCCTGCAAAAAGCCCGCGATCTCTTCGGGTTCATTGGCATGTCTTTTGGGATCGTGCTCTCTGCGCTCCTGGGCACCGCCGCAGGCACGATGGGCAAGACTTTCGCTGCTCTCATCGGACTCGACGGTGTACCCCTCATCGCCACTGCCGCCCGCCTAGGTGGTTTACTCGTCGCTTCGGCAGTGGCAGCATGCACGTTCGCTTGCCTGTTTATCGTCACCGCGCATGTTCACGCCACCCGCAAAGACCTCTGGATGGGATCCATCATCGGTGGGGTCGTTGTCCAGATCGTCGTAACCCTGGGCACCTCCCTTGTATCTTCTGTCGGTAAAAACCCGCTCTTGGCATCTGCGGCATCCATCGCCACGCTGCTGCTTTTTGTGAACCTGCTTGCGCGTGTGCTGCTTATGGTCGCGGCTTTCACAGCCAACCCACCTAACCCGGTACTTCCGGAAACTCCTGAAGAAGTCCACTACCACGAGCATCCCAACCACGTCACTCTTTCCGTGCCCCGCACCTTGGACTGGCGGTACCAGAAAGCCACCGGCCAGATCGACGTCGACCCTGACCTGAGCCCTGGCGTCAATCTACGTGGCGAGGCAGCCACCGGAACTGCCCGAATGCCTTACGACTCTCGCCCAGATGGCACCGCCATCCCGGCCGAACCAATGAGTGCGGAAAAACGAGCCTCCCTCGTTTCGCGGGTCATCAAGCTCGAAGAGCGCGTTGTCGCCCAGCGTGCTCGCCTGGGGCAACGTCCCCGTATCGAAATCGCTGAGAAAGATTACTGGGGCCGTCGCCTCATCATTGAAAAGCGCTGCGACGGCGATCGGGACGCAGCATCAGCACAGACTTATCGCTCTGTCTCTTCAGAAGGCAGCCAGTCCTGA
- a CDS encoding DUF6918 family protein, protein MAALSDVLCDSSRRDQVVAEVVSTIEQEVTGKSGISGMAFKTAFKAVQKMSPDLVRTAVDRMLPDAAEKLDPLWQEKGAVPFGDYLLSRSDEAADALLSVTDERAARPNNAAVAKIYNTVRPKAKSHVVEALPAIGRVIEKHAA, encoded by the coding sequence ATGGCTGCACTTTCCGACGTGCTCTGTGACTCGTCTCGACGTGACCAGGTCGTGGCCGAGGTGGTTTCCACGATTGAGCAGGAAGTCACGGGTAAGTCCGGTATCTCCGGTATGGCGTTTAAGACGGCCTTCAAGGCTGTGCAGAAGATGAGCCCGGATTTGGTGCGTACGGCTGTGGACAGGATGCTGCCGGATGCTGCGGAGAAGTTGGATCCGCTGTGGCAGGAGAAAGGCGCTGTGCCCTTTGGCGACTACTTGTTGTCGCGTTCGGATGAAGCTGCCGACGCTCTGCTCTCCGTGACGGATGAGAGGGCTGCTCGTCCGAATAACGCTGCGGTGGCGAAGATCTACAACACGGTGCGGCCCAAGGCCAAGTCTCATGTTGTTGAAGCTCTGCCTGCTATCGGGCGTGTGATTGAAAAGCACGCCGCCTGA
- a CDS encoding alpha/beta fold hydrolase, whose translation MLPLHKLIRVTSGHIAVRDFGGDRGVDQPTILLIHNVCDNARAWDHIAPALTSYGRVLALDLRGHGQSTAPLRETADFAMDLHGIANATGTASFVLVGHLWGGDIALWAARLAPEIVSAACLIDAPISLPPAPYAELLAFINDPFVLSSIAQRLRLDTYGHGTASLNQFVNAAATALQKDWMSPTDLREEALAQVRHSIRSGPEGLWFRTPTRETLYTYSHCACKGEDISASGMDALTIPVWLLHPYNGRFYNGYTHFRSIENKRPTWQARVIQGGSNGNDLRATPLTQAICRFLDSLPHGHALAQ comes from the coding sequence ATGCTTCCGTTACACAAGTTAATTCGCGTCACTTCTGGCCACATAGCCGTGCGCGACTTCGGAGGCGATCGTGGCGTAGACCAACCAACCATCCTTCTTATCCACAATGTCTGCGACAACGCACGAGCATGGGATCACATCGCCCCAGCTCTGACCAGCTACGGACGTGTCCTAGCCCTAGACCTACGCGGACACGGACAAAGCACTGCCCCTTTACGAGAAACAGCAGATTTCGCAATGGACCTGCACGGCATCGCCAACGCCACCGGAACCGCATCTTTCGTACTCGTAGGGCACTTATGGGGCGGTGACATCGCCCTATGGGCGGCTCGGCTCGCACCCGAAATAGTCAGCGCTGCCTGTCTCATCGACGCCCCGATCTCACTACCTCCCGCCCCTTATGCCGAACTACTCGCCTTCATTAATGACCCCTTCGTGCTGTCTTCCATCGCACAACGGCTGCGACTAGACACCTACGGGCATGGCACGGCCTCCCTCAACCAGTTCGTCAACGCAGCCGCTACCGCACTCCAAAAAGACTGGATGTCGCCCACTGATCTGCGTGAAGAAGCGCTCGCCCAAGTACGACACAGCATCCGTTCTGGCCCAGAAGGCCTATGGTTCCGCACCCCCACCCGCGAAACCCTCTACACCTACAGCCATTGCGCCTGCAAAGGCGAAGACATCAGCGCCAGCGGCATGGACGCCCTAACAATCCCTGTCTGGCTGCTGCATCCTTACAACGGCCGTTTCTACAACGGCTACACCCATTTCCGCAGCATCGAAAACAAACGACCCACCTGGCAAGCTCGCGTCATTCAAGGCGGATCCAACGGCAATGACCTGCGCGCCACCCCACTGACCCAGGCCATCTGTCGTTTTCTTGACTCACTGCCCCACGGCCACGCTCTGGCTCAATAG
- a CDS encoding alpha/beta hydrolase encodes MNSLMNVSLVSDTAVWVIRIIAIVAFIALIVKWGALARNTIVRVILRVISLVVVTVLAALALAAPINAEYGWYSTIADFFPGSATSNSSSTGASATQALGNNHSSSPLITGARNRPAVNLSPRPTKTNSGAGFQDFTVAGQRSGVTSKVTVWFPKEYFEDPNATFPVIEAFHGIKPAPYAYFNVVQIDKTITELVAQGKMKPSIVLVPHWAVGGKDNECVNSAAGGNVETWVSEDIPAWAYNTFRVTPGRDSFSAYGLSAGGYCASMVSMLHPDIFATGISLGGYWAPLFDQPFVPFKPGSEQWKRYDLINVEKKSAPPVALWTLYGAGDNLALAGTAEFAKAVRPPSSFTETKLSQGGHNTSVWTPHVPASLEWLAEHSPAFKK; translated from the coding sequence ATGAACTCGCTCATGAATGTGTCGCTCGTCAGCGACACCGCGGTCTGGGTAATCCGGATCATCGCGATAGTCGCATTCATCGCCTTGATCGTTAAATGGGGGGCCCTGGCACGCAACACCATCGTTCGCGTCATTCTTCGAGTTATCTCCCTCGTTGTCGTGACCGTCCTGGCTGCGCTCGCTCTCGCTGCACCGATCAACGCCGAATACGGCTGGTACTCCACCATCGCTGACTTCTTTCCCGGCAGCGCCACCTCCAACAGCAGCTCCACCGGCGCCTCAGCCACCCAGGCCCTGGGAAATAACCACTCCTCCAGCCCCCTCATCACCGGGGCCCGCAACAGGCCAGCAGTGAACCTTTCTCCTCGGCCCACCAAAACTAACTCCGGCGCAGGATTTCAAGACTTCACCGTTGCAGGACAACGCAGCGGAGTCACCAGCAAAGTCACAGTCTGGTTTCCCAAGGAATACTTCGAAGACCCCAACGCGACTTTCCCCGTCATTGAAGCTTTCCACGGCATCAAACCCGCACCGTACGCCTACTTCAACGTAGTTCAGATCGACAAAACCATCACCGAGCTGGTTGCACAAGGAAAGATGAAGCCCTCCATTGTGCTGGTCCCGCACTGGGCCGTCGGTGGTAAAGACAACGAGTGCGTTAACTCCGCCGCCGGTGGCAACGTCGAAACCTGGGTCAGCGAAGACATCCCAGCATGGGCATACAACACCTTCCGCGTTACACCCGGCCGTGACTCCTTCTCCGCCTACGGCCTTTCTGCTGGCGGGTACTGCGCCAGCATGGTCTCGATGCTCCACCCCGACATCTTCGCTACCGGCATCTCTCTGGGTGGCTACTGGGCACCCCTGTTCGACCAGCCTTTCGTGCCCTTCAAACCCGGCAGCGAACAATGGAAGCGCTACGACCTCATCAACGTCGAGAAAAAGAGCGCACCCCCCGTTGCCCTATGGACGCTCTACGGCGCAGGAGACAACCTCGCCCTCGCTGGCACAGCCGAATTCGCCAAAGCCGTTCGTCCCCCCTCGTCTTTCACCGAAACAAAACTCTCCCAAGGCGGCCACAACACCTCGGTGTGGACACCACACGTGCCTGCATCTCTGGAATGGCTCGCTGAGCACTCCCCGGCATTCAAGAAATGA